A region of Cellulophaga sp. RHA19 DNA encodes the following proteins:
- a CDS encoding nicotinate phosphoribosyltransferase, with amino-acid sequence MNPLLYTDGYKVDHRRQYPEGTTLVYSNWTPRKSRIDAIEEVVFFGLQYFIKKYIIEEFNTNFFNKPKKEIAEKYSRRINNYLGPNSVGIKHIEDLHDLGYLPMVIKALPEGSSVPIRVPMMTMYNTLPEFFWLTNYFETILSTTIWMPCTSATIAKQYRGILDKYAEETSTVPEFVDWQGHDFSMRGIAGMEAAVMSASAHLLSFSGTDTIPAIDFLEEYYNANSDTELVGGSVAATEHSVMCMGTNTGEEETFKRLITEVYPNGIVSIVSDTWDLWKVLTEYLPNLKEEVLARDGKVVIRPDSGDPADIICGNPNGKTKEEKKGVIELLWEIFSGKTNSKGYKELDPHIGAIYGDSITTERATDICERLKQKGFASTNVVLGIGSFTYQYNTRDTFGFAMKATYGEVNGEGREIFKDPITDDGTKKSAKGLLKIEKENGTYKLVDQVNWEQEKTGELKEVFKDGKLLIDDSLQDIRNRVR; translated from the coding sequence ATGAACCCATTATTATATACAGACGGTTATAAAGTAGATCACAGAAGACAATATCCAGAGGGTACAACCTTAGTATACTCTAACTGGACACCTAGAAAAAGTAGAATAGATGCTATAGAAGAAGTCGTATTTTTTGGACTTCAATACTTTATTAAAAAGTACATTATTGAAGAATTTAACACCAATTTTTTTAACAAACCTAAAAAGGAAATTGCAGAAAAATATAGCAGAAGAATTAATAATTACCTAGGTCCAAACTCAGTTGGTATTAAACACATAGAAGATTTACACGATCTTGGCTATTTACCAATGGTCATAAAAGCATTACCAGAGGGTTCTAGTGTACCAATACGCGTACCTATGATGACAATGTACAACACATTGCCAGAGTTTTTTTGGTTAACAAATTATTTTGAGACCATTTTAAGCACAACTATTTGGATGCCTTGTACCTCTGCAACAATTGCAAAACAGTATAGAGGAATATTAGATAAATATGCAGAAGAAACCTCTACAGTTCCTGAATTTGTAGATTGGCAAGGTCACGATTTTTCTATGCGAGGTATTGCTGGTATGGAAGCCGCAGTTATGAGCGCTTCTGCACACTTGTTAAGTTTTTCTGGTACAGATACTATACCCGCTATAGACTTTTTAGAAGAATACTATAACGCTAATTCTGACACTGAACTAGTTGGTGGCTCTGTAGCAGCCACAGAGCACTCTGTAATGTGTATGGGAACAAACACAGGAGAAGAAGAAACATTTAAAAGGTTAATTACTGAGGTTTACCCTAACGGAATTGTTTCTATAGTTTCGGATACTTGGGATTTATGGAAAGTACTTACAGAGTACCTACCCAACTTAAAAGAAGAGGTTTTAGCAAGAGACGGTAAAGTTGTTATTAGACCAGATAGCGGCGACCCTGCAGATATTATTTGTGGCAATCCTAACGGAAAAACTAAAGAGGAGAAAAAAGGAGTTATAGAACTGTTATGGGAGATATTTAGTGGTAAAACCAATAGCAAAGGTTATAAAGAATTAGACCCACACATTGGTGCAATCTATGGCGATAGCATTACAACGGAGCGCGCTACAGACATTTGCGAAAGATTAAAGCAAAAAGGGTTTGCGTCTACAAACGTAGTTTTAGGCATTGGTTCTTTTACCTACCAATACAACACTAGAGATACTTTTGGTTTTGCAATGAAAGCTACATATGGCGAAGTAAACGGTGAGGGAAGAGAAATTTTTAAAGATCCTATTACAGATGATGGAACTAAAAAATCTGCCAAAGGCTTACTTAAAATTGAAAAAGAAAACGGTACTTATAAACTTGTAGATCAAGTAAATTGGGAGCAAGAAAAAACAGGAGAGTTAAAAGAAGTTTTTAAAGATGGTAAATTACTTATTGATGATTCTTTACAAGATATTAGAAATAGAGTAAGATAA
- a CDS encoding ferritin-like domain-containing protein produces MIRDIMKYTEKITKRLNSLLEKTYDAEKGYKLGADKVENPSIKRFLESKAEQRYNFGHQLKAEIIAFGELPEKSGSLKGDLHRTWMNLTATLSANEEEQILDEVERGEKSFIEEYDEILKDEDMVLAPSTENLLLAQRNSVQSALNTAKVYQEMVS; encoded by the coding sequence ATGATAAGAGATATTATGAAGTATACAGAAAAAATTACAAAGAGATTAAATAGTTTGTTAGAGAAAACTTATGATGCCGAAAAGGGATATAAACTTGGTGCAGATAAGGTAGAAAACCCCTCTATTAAACGGTTTTTAGAATCTAAAGCAGAACAGCGTTACAATTTTGGACATCAACTTAAAGCAGAAATAATTGCATTTGGAGAATTACCTGAAAAAAGCGGAAGTTTAAAAGGAGATTTACATAGAACTTGGATGAATTTAACAGCAACATTATCTGCTAATGAAGAAGAGCAGATTTTAGATGAAGTAGAACGCGGAGAAAAATCTTTTATAGAAGAGTATGATGAAATTTTAAAAGATGAAGATATGGTTTTAGCGCCATCTACAGAAAACCTGTTGCTTGCTCAGCGTAATAGCGTGCAATCTGCATTAAATACGGCAAAAGTATATCAGGAAATGGTTTCATAA
- a CDS encoding tRNA1(Val) (adenine(37)-N6)-methyltransferase gives MSKPFTFKQFTINQDRCAMKIGTDGVLLGAWTPLDHNPYSILDIGSGTGIIALMLAQRSAADNIEAIELDADAYEQCTENFEASDWADRLFCFHAGFDEFVDEYATDETEEDELYDLIVSNPPFYAEDVTSGNEARDNARQNTSLPFSELISGASKLLTSIGTFCTIIPFKEEEEFIKLAANYQLYPKQITRVKGNADAEVKRSLLEFTKKPSSNLKTEELVIEKDRHVYTENYTNLTRDFYLKM, from the coding sequence ATGAGCAAACCTTTTACTTTTAAGCAATTTACAATTAATCAAGACCGCTGTGCTATGAAAATTGGTACAGACGGAGTTTTACTTGGTGCCTGGACGCCTTTAGACCATAACCCCTACTCTATTTTAGATATTGGCTCTGGTACAGGTATTATTGCCTTGATGTTAGCGCAACGTAGTGCTGCAGATAACATAGAGGCTATAGAGTTAGATGCTGATGCCTACGAGCAATGCACAGAGAATTTTGAAGCATCAGACTGGGCAGATAGGCTATTTTGCTTTCACGCTGGTTTTGATGAGTTTGTAGATGAATACGCTACAGATGAGACAGAAGAAGATGAGCTGTATGATTTAATTGTGTCTAATCCTCCTTTTTACGCAGAAGATGTAACAAGCGGTAATGAAGCAAGAGACAATGCACGCCAAAATACGTCACTTCCTTTTAGTGAATTGATAAGTGGCGCATCTAAACTACTTACTAGTATTGGTACTTTTTGCACCATTATACCTTTTAAAGAAGAGGAAGAATTCATCAAACTTGCTGCAAATTATCAACTATATCCAAAACAAATTACAAGAGTTAAAGGTAACGCTGACGCAGAGGTAAAACGAAGCCTTTTGGAGTTCACAAAAAAACCTTCATCAAACTTAAAAACAGAAGAGCTTGTTATAGAGAAAGATAGACACGTATACACCGAAAATTATACTAATTTAACAAGAGATTTTTATTTAAAAATGTAA
- the prs gene encoding ribose-phosphate diphosphokinase — MILNLDPQFNPFPNQKSIEFKSFLFSGGEPHIKIENNFNTSETITVTHRLQSFNDVGLLLITVDALKRMGVNTINVFIPYFPAARQDRLMVAGESLSVKVYADLINNLQLNEVSVYDPHSEVTPALLNNCTTITNYTFIEKVLSTLNNNVVLISPDGGALKKIYKVAEYLGGKEVIECSKSRDVKTGKLSGFKVYADDLKGKDCLVVDDICDGGGTFNGLAQELKNKNAGNLYLAVSHGIFSKGLENLSSYYNGIYTTDSFNTLEEHPKVTQLKIADLLA, encoded by the coding sequence ATGATATTAAATTTAGATCCACAGTTTAACCCGTTCCCAAATCAGAAAAGCATCGAATTTAAATCGTTTTTATTTTCTGGCGGAGAACCTCACATTAAAATTGAAAACAATTTTAATACCTCAGAAACTATTACAGTAACACACAGATTACAATCTTTTAACGATGTTGGCTTATTACTAATAACTGTAGATGCACTAAAACGTATGGGTGTAAATACTATAAACGTTTTTATTCCTTATTTTCCGGCAGCTAGGCAAGATAGGTTAATGGTTGCAGGTGAATCTTTATCTGTAAAAGTATACGCAGATCTTATAAATAACCTTCAATTAAATGAAGTTAGCGTTTACGACCCACATTCAGAAGTTACACCTGCATTATTGAACAACTGCACTACTATTACAAATTACACTTTTATAGAAAAAGTACTATCAACCTTAAATAACAATGTAGTTTTAATTTCTCCAGATGGTGGTGCTCTTAAAAAAATATACAAAGTAGCAGAATACCTAGGAGGTAAGGAAGTTATAGAGTGCTCTAAATCTAGAGATGTAAAAACAGGAAAACTATCTGGCTTTAAAGTGTACGCAGATGATTTAAAAGGTAAAGATTGTTTGGTGGTAGATGATATTTGTGATGGCGGAGGCACATTTAACGGTTTAGCACAAGAACTTAAAAACAAAAATGCAGGCAACTTATACCTAGCTGTAAGTCACGGTATTTTTAGCAAAGGATTAGAGAACCTAAGTAGCTACTACAACGGTATTTACACAACAGATTCTTTTAACACATTAGAAGAACATCCAAAAGTTACACAATTAAAAATAGCAGACTTATTAGCTTAA
- a CDS encoding NUDIX hydrolase codes for MQNNQNIKIAVDAVVFGYQDNALYILLVQQKYGMYKDEWVLPGGLVQNGETLTKAVHRELQEEAGITVNYLEQLYTFGDDIERDKRNHVISVSYFALVNPDNLKLSAATDAQDVKWQNINNIPALPFDHNQIIKTAFKRLKAKVHYQPIGFDLLPKKFPFSDLEHLYSTILEQEIDRRNFRKKILSFGFIKKSNEKQKNGSGRPAQLFTFDHNKYKALDENGMHFEIKFA; via the coding sequence ATGCAAAACAATCAGAATATAAAAATAGCTGTAGATGCTGTTGTTTTTGGCTACCAAGACAACGCTCTTTATATTTTACTAGTACAACAAAAGTACGGTATGTATAAAGATGAGTGGGTTTTGCCTGGTGGTCTAGTACAAAATGGCGAAACTTTAACCAAAGCAGTTCACAGAGAGTTACAAGAAGAAGCAGGCATTACTGTTAATTACTTAGAGCAACTTTATACTTTTGGTGATGATATAGAGCGTGATAAAAGAAACCACGTAATTTCTGTGTCTTATTTTGCTTTGGTAAATCCTGATAATTTAAAACTATCTGCCGCTACAGATGCGCAAGATGTAAAATGGCAAAACATAAATAATATACCCGCATTACCTTTTGACCATAACCAGATAATAAAAACTGCATTTAAAAGACTAAAAGCAAAAGTACATTACCAACCTATTGGTTTTGATTTGCTTCCGAAAAAATTTCCTTTTTCAGATTTAGAGCATTTATACAGTACTATTTTAGAACAAGAAATAGATCGCAGAAATTTTAGAAAAAAGATTTTAAGCTTTGGATTTATAAAAAAATCTAATGAAAAACAAAAAAATGGCAGCGGTAGACCCGCCCAACTATTTACCTTTGACCACAACAAATACAAAGCATTAGACGAAAATGGAATGCATTTTGAAATTAAGTTTGCGTAA
- the rimM gene encoding ribosome maturation factor RimM (Essential for efficient processing of 16S rRNA): MQKEDCFYLGKIVSKYSFKGEVLIKVDADEPDLYENMESVFISLGNNLVPFFIDKCRLHKSSLLRIRFEEVLNESDADRIMGSKLYLPLTMLPKLTGNKFYFHEVIGFTLLDSVHGDIGEITSVNDTTSQALFEVQKGDKQLLIPINDEIITNVDRENKTIAVTTPEGLVDLYLS; this comes from the coding sequence ATGCAAAAGGAAGATTGTTTCTACTTAGGTAAAATCGTTTCAAAATATAGTTTTAAGGGCGAAGTGTTAATTAAGGTTGATGCGGATGAACCCGATTTATACGAAAATATGGAATCAGTGTTTATTTCTTTAGGAAATAACCTGGTTCCATTTTTTATTGATAAATGTAGACTACACAAGTCTAGTTTGTTACGTATAAGGTTTGAAGAAGTTTTAAATGAGTCTGATGCAGACCGCATTATGGGCTCTAAACTTTACTTACCACTTACAATGTTACCTAAATTAACTGGTAACAAATTTTACTTTCACGAAGTTATAGGTTTTACTCTACTAGATAGTGTACACGGAGATATTGGAGAAATTACCAGTGTTAATGACACCACATCACAAGCACTTTTTGAAGTGCAAAAAGGAGACAAGCAACTACTTATACCTATTAACGACGAAATTATTACCAATGTAGACCGCGAAAACAAAACAATAGCTGTAACTACACCAGAAGGCTTAGTAGACTTATACTTAAGCTAA
- the dnaE gene encoding DNA polymerase III subunit alpha, protein MYLIFDTETTGLPKRWDVPYTDTDNWPRCIQIAWQLHDDMGNVIEHQDYLVKPDGFNIPYDAEKIHGISTALAEQDGIPLAEVLEKFNEALNKTKFVVGQNVGFDLNIMGAEFHRLQVENQLQELPVLDTCTEHTATLCQIPGGRGGKFKLPTLTELHQFLFGEPFGEAHNATADVEATTRCFLELVRKQQYTVEQLDVEPDYFKNFSEANPQPIKLIGLKHINLKKASKKIADALWAKDTGGISKEEIKENLANLESAEFSHLHNHTQFSILQSTISIPALIQAAAKNNMPAVAMTDHANMMGAFHFVNGVLNHNKGVKSRNDANEIRYEATQEGRLEEGEEPLHEFVPEKEITPIIGCEFQVCEDHTNKSQKDNGYQIVLLAKNKNGYHNLAKMSSIAFVDGKYYVPRIDKKVIEQYKEDIIVLTGNLYGEVPNLVLNVGEKQAEEALLWWKEQFGDDLYMEIMRHGQEDEDRVNQVLIQFAKKHNVKLVATNNTYYVDKENAYAHDILLCVKDGEKQATPIGRGRGYRYGLPNQEYYFKSSDEMKELFKDIPEAITNIQDVVDKVETFTLARDVLLPAFDIPEEFSFEEDKLDGGKRGENKFLRHLTYEGAKIRYGEITPEIDERLDFELKVIEKTGYPGYFLIVEDFIRAARKMDVSVGPGRGSAAGSAVAYCLWITNLDPIKYDLLFERFLNPDRVSMPDIDIDFDDEGRGRVMDYVIDKYGSNQVAQIITYGTMAAKSSIRDTARALDLPLGDADRMAKLIPNMSKLKKIIGIDEKTLKSKFNSEELAKINELIEISEGDDLESETLNQAYILEGSVRNTGIHACGVIITPDDITKFVPVALAKDSEMYCTQFDNSVVEDAGLLKMDFLGLKTLTLIKDTVKIVKAKHGVELDPENFPLDDEKTYELFQRGETVGVFQYESPGMQKHMRSLKPTVFADLIAMNALYRPGPMEYIPSFIARKHGTEEIIYDLDATEEYLAETYGITVYQEQVMLLSQKLADFTKGEADVLRKAMGKKQKHVLDKMKPKFIDQASAKGHAVDKLEKIWKDWEAFAAYAFNKSHSTCYAWIAYQTAYCKAHYPAEYMAAVLSNNMNDIKTVTFFMEECKRMGLEVLGPDVNESYYKFAVNDAGAVRFGMGAVKGVGRGAVETIVENRKEDGPYKSVFDLAKRIDLRAANKRAFENLTYAGGFDSFGDAHRAQYLHDEGDGITFLEKVMRYGSKFQESQNSSQVSLFGEASDVQIPEPVVPPCEEWGTMEKLRKEKEVVGIYISGHPLDDFKAEIKSFCNSGIAAVHNMEQFVNKELAIAGVITDVQHRVSKNGKGWAMFSMEDYTDSYEFRIFGEEYLKFRHFLMISSFVYLKVFIREGWTNKDTGKKGDPRLQFNSFMLLQDVMEQYAKKLTIKLNIDTLKEQDVYNLKQTLNSDDQEGKHPLKFEVYEMEEQIKVDLASRKQKINITTKLLADLEAQDVIFKLN, encoded by the coding sequence ATGTACTTAATTTTTGATACTGAAACTACCGGATTACCTAAGCGTTGGGATGTTCCTTATACAGATACGGACAACTGGCCTAGGTGTATACAGATTGCATGGCAATTGCATGATGATATGGGTAATGTTATTGAGCATCAAGATTATTTGGTAAAACCAGACGGATTTAATATTCCGTATGATGCCGAAAAAATTCACGGTATATCTACTGCTTTAGCAGAACAAGACGGTATACCATTAGCAGAGGTTTTAGAAAAATTTAATGAGGCTTTAAATAAAACTAAGTTTGTAGTAGGTCAAAATGTTGGGTTTGACCTTAACATTATGGGGGCAGAGTTTCATCGTCTTCAGGTAGAAAACCAATTGCAAGAGTTACCTGTTTTAGATACGTGTACAGAGCATACGGCAACTCTTTGTCAGATTCCTGGTGGTCGTGGAGGTAAATTTAAATTGCCAACATTAACAGAGTTACATCAGTTTTTATTTGGAGAGCCTTTTGGAGAAGCACACAACGCAACTGCCGATGTAGAGGCAACAACACGTTGTTTTTTAGAGCTTGTACGTAAGCAGCAATATACGGTAGAACAGTTAGATGTTGAGCCAGATTATTTTAAAAATTTCTCAGAGGCTAATCCTCAGCCAATTAAACTTATTGGTCTAAAGCACATCAACCTAAAAAAGGCTTCTAAAAAAATAGCAGATGCCCTGTGGGCTAAGGATACTGGTGGTATAAGTAAAGAAGAAATTAAAGAGAATTTAGCAAATTTAGAGTCGGCTGAGTTTTCTCATTTACACAATCATACTCAGTTTTCTATACTGCAATCTACAATTAGTATTCCTGCTTTAATACAAGCTGCTGCAAAAAATAATATGCCAGCTGTTGCAATGACAGACCATGCTAATATGATGGGGGCTTTTCATTTTGTAAATGGTGTTCTTAATCATAACAAAGGAGTAAAATCTAGGAACGATGCTAATGAAATACGTTATGAGGCAACCCAAGAGGGACGCTTAGAAGAAGGAGAAGAACCTTTGCATGAATTTGTTCCAGAAAAGGAAATTACACCAATTATTGGTTGCGAGTTTCAGGTGTGTGAGGATCATACCAATAAATCTCAAAAAGACAATGGTTACCAAATAGTACTGCTTGCTAAAAATAAAAATGGATACCACAATTTAGCAAAAATGTCTTCTATTGCCTTTGTAGATGGTAAATATTATGTGCCTCGTATAGATAAAAAAGTTATAGAGCAGTACAAAGAAGATATCATTGTGCTAACGGGTAACTTGTATGGTGAGGTTCCAAATTTGGTCTTAAATGTTGGTGAAAAACAAGCGGAAGAAGCATTGCTATGGTGGAAAGAGCAGTTTGGAGACGACTTGTATATGGAGATCATGCGTCACGGACAAGAAGATGAAGACCGTGTAAACCAAGTATTAATACAGTTTGCTAAAAAACACAATGTAAAATTGGTGGCAACCAATAATACGTATTATGTAGATAAAGAAAACGCTTATGCACACGATATACTCTTGTGTGTAAAAGATGGCGAAAAACAAGCTACACCAATTGGTCGTGGTCGTGGTTACCGTTATGGTTTACCAAATCAGGAATATTACTTTAAGTCTTCAGATGAAATGAAGGAGCTTTTTAAAGATATTCCGGAAGCAATTACCAATATACAAGATGTTGTAGACAAAGTAGAAACTTTTACACTTGCCCGTGACGTACTGTTACCTGCTTTTGATATTCCAGAAGAGTTTTCTTTTGAAGAAGATAAGTTAGATGGCGGTAAACGTGGAGAGAATAAGTTTTTAAGACACCTAACTTATGAAGGTGCAAAAATAAGATATGGTGAAATTACACCAGAGATTGATGAGCGTTTAGACTTTGAGCTTAAAGTAATTGAAAAAACAGGGTATCCAGGGTATTTCCTAATTGTAGAAGATTTTATTAGAGCCGCTCGTAAAATGGATGTATCTGTAGGGCCTGGTCGTGGTTCTGCCGCAGGTTCTGCCGTTGCTTACTGTTTGTGGATTACAAATTTAGATCCTATTAAGTACGATTTGCTTTTTGAGCGTTTTTTAAATCCAGATCGTGTATCTATGCCAGATATTGATATAGATTTTGATGATGAAGGACGTGGTCGTGTAATGGACTATGTAATTGATAAATACGGATCTAACCAAGTAGCACAGATTATTACCTATGGTACAATGGCTGCCAAATCTTCAATTAGAGATACAGCCCGTGCTTTAGACTTACCGTTAGGTGATGCAGACCGTATGGCAAAGCTTATACCTAATATGTCTAAGCTAAAAAAAATTATAGGGATTGATGAAAAAACACTAAAAAGTAAATTTAATAGTGAAGAGCTTGCTAAAATTAATGAGCTTATAGAAATTTCTGAGGGAGACGATTTAGAGTCTGAAACCTTAAACCAAGCTTATATATTAGAAGGGTCTGTGCGTAACACAGGTATACATGCTTGTGGTGTAATTATTACGCCAGATGATATTACCAAGTTTGTTCCTGTGGCTTTGGCAAAGGACTCAGAAATGTATTGTACCCAGTTTGATAACTCTGTTGTGGAGGATGCGGGCTTGTTAAAAATGGATTTCTTAGGGTTAAAAACATTAACCCTAATTAAGGACACCGTTAAAATTGTAAAAGCAAAACACGGTGTAGAGTTAGATCCAGAGAATTTTCCGTTAGATGATGAAAAAACATACGAGCTTTTCCAAAGAGGAGAAACGGTAGGTGTTTTCCAGTATGAATCTCCTGGGATGCAAAAACACATGCGATCACTAAAACCAACAGTGTTTGCAGATTTAATTGCCATGAATGCATTGTACCGTCCTGGTCCAATGGAATACATACCAAGTTTTATTGCGCGTAAACATGGTACAGAAGAAATTATATATGATTTAGATGCTACCGAGGAGTATTTAGCAGAAACTTATGGTATTACGGTTTACCAAGAGCAAGTGATGCTTTTGTCGCAAAAGTTAGCAGATTTTACCAAAGGTGAAGCCGATGTTTTGCGTAAAGCAATGGGTAAAAAGCAAAAGCACGTTCTAGATAAAATGAAGCCTAAGTTTATAGATCAGGCTTCTGCAAAAGGACATGCGGTAGACAAGTTAGAGAAAATTTGGAAAGATTGGGAAGCATTTGCTGCTTACGCCTTTAACAAGTCTCACTCTACTTGTTACGCTTGGATTGCGTACCAAACAGCATATTGTAAAGCACATTACCCAGCAGAATATATGGCTGCAGTACTGTCTAATAATATGAATGATATAAAAACGGTTACCTTTTTTATGGAAGAGTGTAAGCGTATGGGCTTAGAAGTTTTAGGTCCAGATGTAAACGAATCTTACTACAAGTTTGCAGTTAATGATGCCGGAGCTGTACGTTTTGGTATGGGAGCTGTAAAAGGTGTTGGTCGTGGAGCTGTAGAAACAATTGTAGAAAATAGAAAAGAAGACGGACCATATAAATCTGTGTTTGATTTGGCAAAACGAATAGATCTACGTGCGGCAAATAAAAGAGCTTTTGAGAACTTAACATACGCTGGTGGTTTTGATTCTTTTGGAGACGCACATAGAGCACAGTATTTACATGATGAAGGAGACGGAATTACGTTTTTAGAAAAGGTGATGAGGTACGGTTCTAAGTTTCAAGAAAGTCAAAACTCATCTCAAGTAAGTTTGTTTGGTGAGGCTAGTGATGTGCAAATTCCAGAGCCTGTTGTTCCGCCTTGTGAGGAATGGGGAACAATGGAAAAACTTAGAAAAGAAAAGGAAGTTGTAGGTATTTATATTTCTGGTCACCCTTTAGACGATTTTAAAGCAGAAATAAAATCGTTTTGTAACTCCGGTATCGCCGCTGTACATAATATGGAGCAATTTGTAAATAAAGAACTTGCCATAGCAGGTGTAATTACAGATGTACAGCATAGAGTTTCTAAAAACGGAAAAGGTTGGGCAATGTTTTCTATGGAAGACTATACAGATTCCTATGAGTTTAGAATTTTTGGAGAGGAATACTTAAAATTTCGTCACTTTTTAATGATTAGCTCTTTTGTGTACTTAAAAGTATTTATTAGAGAAGGTTGGACTAATAAGGATACAGGTAAAAAAGGAGATCCTAGACTGCAATTTAATAGTTTTATGCTGTTGCAAGATGTAATGGAGCAATACGCTAAAAAGCTAACCATAAAACTTAATATAGATACGCTTAAAGAACAAGATGTTTATAATTTAAAACAGACATTAAATTCTGATGATCAAGAAGGAAAACATCCTTTAAAATTTGAAGTTTATGAAATGGAAGAGCAAATTAAGGTAGATTTGGCTAGCCGTAAACAAAAGATAAATATTACAACCAAATTATTGGCAGATTTAGAGGCGCAAGACGTTATTTTTAAACTGAATTAA
- a CDS encoding 30S ribosomal protein S16 has translation MPVKIRLQRHGKKGKPFYWVVAADSRAKRDGKYLEKLGTYNPNTNPATINLDVDSSVKWLSNGAQPSDTAKRILSYKGVLLKHHLQGGVRKGALTEEQAEEKFNAWIAEKEKSVAGKVEGLDKAKADEAAKKFEAEKAVNEKRAAEAAAAAAPVAEEAPADSEDAAAASEEE, from the coding sequence ATGCCAGTTAAAATTAGATTACAAAGACACGGTAAAAAAGGAAAACCTTTCTACTGGGTAGTAGCAGCAGATTCTCGTGCTAAAAGAGATGGTAAATACCTAGAAAAATTAGGAACTTACAACCCAAACACAAATCCTGCAACAATTAATTTAGATGTAGATAGTTCTGTAAAATGGTTATCTAATGGTGCACAACCATCTGATACTGCAAAAAGAATTTTATCTTACAAAGGTGTTTTATTAAAGCACCATTTACAAGGTGGTGTACGTAAAGGTGCATTAACTGAAGAGCAAGCAGAAGAAAAATTCAATGCTTGGATTGCTGAAAAAGAAAAATCTGTAGCTGGTAAAGTTGAAGGTTTAGATAAAGCAAAAGCTGATGAAGCTGCAAAGAAATTTGAAGCAGAAAAAGCAGTTAACGAAAAACGTGCAGCTGAAGCAGCAGCGGCAGCAGCTCCTGTAGCAGAAGAAGCACCAGCTGATTCTGAAGATGCAGCAGCAGCTTCTGAAGAAGAATAA